Within the Pengzhenrongella sicca genome, the region TTCACGACGGCGAGCGATCCGCGAAGCAGGTCACTCCGCTGGCTGGCGAGCTCCGCCGCAACAGCCTGCTTGCGCGCGTTCGCCTGCGCGCGGGCTACCGAGATGGTGAGCGTACCGAGCCCTGCGGCCACGATCGCGAGGATAAGCAGCGAGACCATTACCTCGACAAGCGTGAAGCCGCCGTCGTGAGCGCGGCGGACCCCCATACGCAGTGATCGCATGAGGGTCCGCCGTCTCGTCAAGGCTGAATTGAAAGGTCAGGAACCGAAGGCACCGGTCGGCTTTGCCCCACACGCCACGGCGGTGAGTCCGGTGTTGGTCACGGATGCAATCCTCGAGTTGTTGGTGACCTGAACGCAGTACTGGGAACCGTCCGCAGTGATCCACGCCGCGTTGAAGGTTGAACCGGCGCTGAGGCGAGGAGTGATCGTCTCAGCCAGCCCGCCCGCTGTGATCGTTGTCGCTGTATATGCCGGCGACGTGCCCGTGAAGGCAAGAGCCGTGACACTTCCCTGCGACGCCGAACTGATCAGATCGGTCGAGATCGCCGTTGCATCCGACTGAGCGGAGGCGGTGTACGCCTTGTTTCTCTGGTTGAGGTACACCGGAATGGCGATCGCTGCGAGAATACCGATGATAATGATGACGACGAGAAGTTCGATGAGCGTGAAGCCCTTGTCCTTCTTTGCCATTGCCTGATGAATTCGAGCCATCATGTCGTGCTCCTGTTCGAGTCGAGAAGAAGTTGCGACCTTGCCGCGTTCAATCGTCGACCTGATAGCCGACATCTGGGTACAGGCAGTACATCGGCCAGTCGTACCCAGGACTTTAGGTGAGAGAACGAGCCATCTTGGGCTCCCGTCCCGCAGATATGACGCATTAGGGACATACCGGTCCAACCACTATGGCTCGTGATGACACGGCCTACTGGACCAGATCGAAAACCGCAAAGATCGGCAGGTACATCGCCACGATCATCGCCCCGATGATGGAGCCGATACCGACGATCATGAGGGGTTCGATGAGGCTAGTGAGCGCGTCGGTGGTCGCCTCAACCTCCTCGTCGTAGAACTCGGCAATCTTCTCGAGCATGGTGTCAAGCGCCCCGGTGTCCTCGCCGACTGCCATCATCTGCACGACCATCGGCGGGAAGACGGGGTGCTTCGAGAGCGGGCCGGTGAGTGACTCGCCTCGTCGTACGGAGTCCTGGACTGCCTTCGATGCCTTCTCGATCACGAGGTTGCCGCTCGTCTCCCCCACAATGTCGAGGGCCTGAAGGATCGGGACGCCGGCGTGAATCATCGTGCCGAAGTTCCGCGTGAATCGCGAGACCGCAATTTTCTGAAAGAGACTGCCGAACACCGGGAGCCTGAGCTTGATCGGGTCGAGCCGCTCGCGGACCGAGCGATCGTTCTTGTGCTTCGACCACCAGCTGTTGAAGGCGAGGAACGCAATCACCAGCGGAACGATCGTCCACTTGAGCGACTGCGACATCCACATCAGGATGCGCGTCGGCAGCGGCAGCACTCCGCCGAGCGTGTCGAACATGTCCGCGAACACCGGCACGATGAACAGGAGCATCCCGATGATCGCGAGGATCGCGATCATCAGGACGACGACCGGGTAGGTCGCCGCCGACTTGATCTTGCCGCGCAGCTTGACCTCGGACTCGTAGTTCTCCGCCACCGAGATGAGCACCTGGTCGAGGAAGCCACCGACCTCGCCCGCCTTCACCATGTTGATCATCAGCGGCGGGAAGACGTCGGGGTGACGAGCCAGTGCCGCCGAGAACGACGTCCCGGTCTCGACGTCGCTGCGGACCTGGCCGAGGGTCTTCGCGAGCGGCTTGGACTCCGTCTGGTCGGTGAGGATCGACAGCGCCCGCAGCAGCGAGAGCCCCGCGTCGATCATGGTCGCGAGTTGGCGCGACATCACCGACAGGTGCTTGAGCGTGATCTTGTCGCCGAAGCCGGGGATCGTGATCTCGCGCTTCAAGCCGCTGGTCTGCACCTCGGCGATGGACACCGGCGCGAGACCCATCGTCTTGAGCCGGTTGGCGACGGCCGCCTGGGTCCCCGCCTCGATGCGGCCGGTGACGAGCTTGCCGGCGCGATTGCGCACCGCATACTCGTAGGTTTTGGCGACCTCGGCCATCAGTACCCCATCCCGTTCAGCCCGCCCATGGCGTCGTTCATGCCCGGCGCGTTCATCCCCTGAGCGTTCAGGCCCTGCATCCCTGCCCCGCCCTTGGAGCCGCCGGCGGACCGGCCGACCAGGCGGTTGAAGTCCTCGACGTGCTGGCACTTCTCGAGAGCGTCCTCGTAGGAGGTCTTGCCGGACTTGACGAGCTCGGCGAGGTGCTGGTCCATCGTGTGCATCCCGTGCTGGGCGCCGGCCTGCATGGCCGAGTAGATCTGGTGCGTCTTGCCCTCGCGGATCAGGTTGCGGATCGCGGGCGTGGCGATGAGCACCTCGGTGGCCACGACCCGGCCCGGCCGGTCCGCCCGCTTGCAGAGCGACTGACAGACGATGGACTGCAGCGCTCCGGCAAGCTGGGTGCGCACCTGCGCCTGCTGGTGGCTCGGGAACACGTCGATGATGCGGTCGATCGTCTGCGCCGCGTCCTGGGTGTGCAGCGTCGCGAACACCAGGTGGCCGGTCTCGGCGGCGGTGATCGCCGCGGAGATGGTCTCGAGGTCGCGCAGCTCGCCGATCAGGATGATGTCCGGGTCCTGCCGCAGCACGTGCTTCAGCGCGCTGGCGAACGAGTGGGTGTCCGACCCGACCTCGCGCTGGTTGATCAGCGACTTCTTGTGCTTGTGCAGAAACTCGATCGGGTCCTCGACGGTCATGATGTGGCCGGAGCGGGTGCGGTTCGCGAGGTCGACGATCGCCGCGAGTGTCGTGGACTTGCCGGACCCGGTCGACCCGGTCACCAGCACGAGCCCGCGCGGCAGGCCGGCGAACGTCGCCACGACCGGCGGGACGCCGAGCTCCTCGAGCGGCCGGATGTCGTACGGGATCACGCGGAACGCCGCGCCGATCGATTCGCGCTGCTGGTACAGGTTCACCCGGAAGCGGGCCACGCCGCGCAGCGAGTACGCGAAGTCGAACTCCAGCTCGGCCTCGAACGCCTCCCGCTGGCGTTGAGTGAGGATCCCGTAGATGCTGCGCTGCAGCGCCCCGGGTATTAGCGTGGCGAAGCCGCTGAGCGGGCTGAGTTCGCCGTTGAGGCGCAGCATCGGCACCGAGCCAGCGGTCAGGTGCAGGTCGGAGGCTCCGGCCTGGACCATCACCCGCAGGGCCGCGTCAAGGTCGAGGTCGCCCTCCTCGGCACCCGCGCTCATCCCGACTCGCGCGGTACGTTCGCGCGCGGCTGGGGCCACCGGGGTGCGTTCCCGCATCGCCGGAGGCGCCGGGCTCGGCACGGGCGGCGGCGTGCTCTCGAGCGCGTACGTCGTCGGCATCTGGTGCACCGGCGCCGGCCGTTCGGGTTGGTAGGCCCCCTGGAACTGCTCGCTCACGGTTCCCTCTCCACGTCGTCAGGCCCGCGCGTCGGGCCGCCGCGGCACGTCACGGAGCGCAAGAGTGCTCCCGTGCCGGATCCGCTCTGCACTACCTATCGACCGACGGCACACCCGGCTTGAGGACTCCGCGCCGATCACTCACGCCCAAACACGTCAGTACCGGCGCGTCAGTTGACGACGCGCAGCACCTCTTCGATCGAGGTCTGGCCGAGCAGCACCTTGCGCCACCCGTCCTCGCGCAGCGGGATCATGCCCTGCTCGCGGGCGGTGCGGGCGATCTCGGCGCTCGAGGAGTGCGCGACCGCGTGCCGCTCGATGTCCTCCGTGACCCGCATGACCTCGTGCAGCGCCATCCGCCCGCGGTACCCCGTCTTCGAGCACGCGACGCACCCGACGGCCGAGTAGAGGATCGGCAGATCCTCGCCCGGCTCCCAGAGAAATCGAGCCGAGATCAGCTCGGCCTCCGTCGGCACGTACGGCTCCTTGCACTTGTCGCACAGCCGGCGCGCGAGGCGCTGGGCGACGACCGACTCCAGGGCGGACCCGACCAGGAACGGCTCGATCCCCATCTCGACCAGCCGGGTGATGGCGCTCGGCGCATCGTTCGTGTGCAGGGTCGAGAGCACGAGGTGGCCGGTCAGCGCCGCCTCGATCGCGATCTGGGCGGTCTCGTGGTCGCGGATCTCGCCCAGCAGCACGACGTCAGGGTCGCAGCGCAGGATCGAGCGCAGCGCGCTCGCGAACGTGAGCCCGGCCTTGGGGTTGACCTGCACCTGGTTGATGCCCGGGAGCCGGTACTCGACCGGGTCCTCGACCGTGATGACGTTGATCTCCGGCCGCGAGACGGCGTTGAGGGTCGCGTAGAGGGTCGTCGACTTGCCGGACCCCGTAGGGCCGGTGACGAGGATCATGCCGTAGGGCTTGCTGTACGACGACTCGAAGGACTCGAAGTTGTGGTCGAGGAACGACAGCTCGCGCAGGTTCAGGCTCGCGGAGGTGTTGTCCAGGATCCGCATGACGATCTTCTCGCCCCACACGGTCGGGAGAGTCGCCACGCGCAGGTCGATCTTGCGGCCCTGGTGGACGACGGACATGCGACCGTCCTGCGGCTTGCGCCGCTCGGAGATGTCGATGTCGCTCATGATCTTGATACGGGAGATCACGCCGCCCTGGATCTGCTTGGGCGCGCGCTGCGTCTCGTGCAGCACGCCGTCGATCCGGTACCGCACGCGCAGGTCGGTCTCGGCCGGCTCGATGTGGATGTCGGAGGCACGGTCGGTGATCGCCTGCGTGACCAGGAGGTTGACGAACCGGACGATGGGGGCGTCGTCGTCGACGAACTCCCCGACGCTCGCGATGTCGGGGTCGGACTGGATCGCATCCTCGAAGGCCGCGGAGAGGTTCTCCATCTCGCCGTCGGAGCGGCAGTAGCGGTCGATCGCGCGCGTGAGGTTGTCGTGGGTGGCGACCACCGTCCGCACGCGCATGCCGGACATGGTGCGCACGTCGTCGACGGCGACGACGTTGCCCGGGTTCGCGGTCGCGAGCAGAAGCATGCCGCTCTCGATCGCGATCGGCAGCACCACGTGTCGCCGGCAGAGCGAGGCGGGCACCATGGCGACGGCCAGCCGGTCGACGGCGTACTCGTCCAGGTCGATGAAGTCCATGCCGACCTGGCTGGCCAGCGACTGCACCAGCTGGGCCTCCGTGAGCACGCCGATCTCGACCAGGGTGCGCCCGAGCGACGAGCCGCGCGACTTCTGCTCGTCGAGGGCGACGACCAGCTGCGCCTGGGTGACCAGTCCCTCGTCCAGGAGGATCTCGCCGAGTCTCTTCATTTCGTGTCCTCCGGGGCTGACGCGGGTTGCTCTCTCTACTTCGACATCGCGCGGTGCGGACCTGAGCCGAAACGACCCCGGAGTTGGTGCCCGCCGCCGTGCCCTAGCTCGGCTGCAAGTGCACGAAGCCGATGTCGGCGCGCGCCACGGCCACCGGGCCGCGATCGGCGACCCGGATCTGGAAGAACTTCGCGTCGGGGACCGTCACCCGGAAGCCGAAGGTGCACGTCCCGACGTAGCCGCCACCGGC harbors:
- a CDS encoding type IV pilus twitching motility protein PilT — translated: MSEQFQGAYQPERPAPVHQMPTTYALESTPPPVPSPAPPAMRERTPVAPAARERTARVGMSAGAEEGDLDLDAALRVMVQAGASDLHLTAGSVPMLRLNGELSPLSGFATLIPGALQRSIYGILTQRQREAFEAELEFDFAYSLRGVARFRVNLYQQRESIGAAFRVIPYDIRPLEELGVPPVVATFAGLPRGLVLVTGSTGSGKSTTLAAIVDLANRTRSGHIMTVEDPIEFLHKHKKSLINQREVGSDTHSFASALKHVLRQDPDIILIGELRDLETISAAITAAETGHLVFATLHTQDAAQTIDRIIDVFPSHQQAQVRTQLAGALQSIVCQSLCKRADRPGRVVATEVLIATPAIRNLIREGKTHQIYSAMQAGAQHGMHTMDQHLAELVKSGKTSYEDALEKCQHVEDFNRLVGRSAGGSKGGAGMQGLNAQGMNAPGMNDAMGGLNGMGY
- a CDS encoding GspE/PulE family protein, which encodes MKRLGEILLDEGLVTQAQLVVALDEQKSRGSSLGRTLVEIGVLTEAQLVQSLASQVGMDFIDLDEYAVDRLAVAMVPASLCRRHVVLPIAIESGMLLLATANPGNVVAVDDVRTMSGMRVRTVVATHDNLTRAIDRYCRSDGEMENLSAAFEDAIQSDPDIASVGEFVDDDAPIVRFVNLLVTQAITDRASDIHIEPAETDLRVRYRIDGVLHETQRAPKQIQGGVISRIKIMSDIDISERRKPQDGRMSVVHQGRKIDLRVATLPTVWGEKIVMRILDNTSASLNLRELSFLDHNFESFESSYSKPYGMILVTGPTGSGKSTTLYATLNAVSRPEINVITVEDPVEYRLPGINQVQVNPKAGLTFASALRSILRCDPDVVLLGEIRDHETAQIAIEAALTGHLVLSTLHTNDAPSAITRLVEMGIEPFLVGSALESVVAQRLARRLCDKCKEPYVPTEAELISARFLWEPGEDLPILYSAVGCVACSKTGYRGRMALHEVMRVTEDIERHAVAHSSSAEIARTAREQGMIPLREDGWRKVLLGQTSIEEVLRVVN
- a CDS encoding type II secretion system F family protein; the protein is MAEVAKTYEYAVRNRAGKLVTGRIEAGTQAAVANRLKTMGLAPVSIAEVQTSGLKREITIPGFGDKITLKHLSVMSRQLATMIDAGLSLLRALSILTDQTESKPLAKTLGQVRSDVETGTSFSAALARHPDVFPPLMINMVKAGEVGGFLDQVLISVAENYESEVKLRGKIKSAATYPVVVLMIAILAIIGMLLFIVPVFADMFDTLGGVLPLPTRILMWMSQSLKWTIVPLVIAFLAFNSWWSKHKNDRSVRERLDPIKLRLPVFGSLFQKIAVSRFTRNFGTMIHAGVPILQALDIVGETSGNLVIEKASKAVQDSVRRGESLTGPLSKHPVFPPMVVQMMAVGEDTGALDTMLEKIAEFYDEEVEATTDALTSLIEPLMIVGIGSIIGAMIVAMYLPIFAVFDLVQ
- a CDS encoding prepilin-type N-terminal cleavage/methylation domain-containing protein, producing the protein MSAIRSTIERGKVATSSRLEQEHDMMARIHQAMAKKDKGFTLIELLVVIIIIGILAAIAIPVYLNQRNKAYTASAQSDATAISTDLISSASQGSVTALAFTGTSPAYTATTITAGGLAETITPRLSAGSTFNAAWITADGSQYCVQVTNNSRIASVTNTGLTAVACGAKPTGAFGS